Sequence from the Amaranthus tricolor cultivar Red isolate AtriRed21 chromosome 16, ASM2621246v1, whole genome shotgun sequence genome:
TTGagttgacttttgttgactttttGAGTATTGTTAAATTTGGATGTTAATGGTCCACTATTCGTAACGGGGGGCTATTGTTGACCTGACTTGCTTTAATAATAGCCCGCTGTCAGTAACGGCGAACAAATACCAACTCTTGGCATTTGGCTGGTGGCGCTTATTTTTGGATACAAATTTAATCGAAGcttatttatgaatttttttttgttttaaaatgcttatttatttctaattttcgCAATGTATGTTAGTTTCTGTTGTAGATTATCATTTTAACAAGTTGGTTGCAGATGTAGATGTTCATCTTGGATACTTATTTTCGAGTGTTTTCTTAAAATGATGTTGCTATTGTTTAAAATTCTCAAAGTATTCTAATTCTCAAACTTGTGTTCACGTAGAATTATTTCTAACATAAATTCATCTCTTCTCCAACGTCTTCATATCACTTTTTCGAAACCCAAACCCGTATTATCAAACCAAAACCACCATTCTCCATTGAACCAACAACAAACCATTACAACATTTTTACTCTCAACAAAAACCAAACACGTTcacttcactttttttttttttttttaaactcgaTTCATATAACTCAAATAAGGTGTTAAaactattttatgtttttatcttAACAGCTATCCCTTAATAATGAATTCTGAGCTTATgaaatttttaacaaaaaaataacaaaattggTCAATTTTGAGTCCTTACAGATTGATTAAAGTTAATTGGGGTTTATAGTGTTTTGAAGAATTGGATTTAAGATAATTATTTGGAAATAAATAGTATGAAATTGCGCAATTTGTCATTTTAGTATGACAAAAATGTATTTGGTTGGTGATATAGAAGGATGGTATACTGGAATGGAATGTCAAACTAGAATACTTCAATTTGCGAATTGTGAAGATCTTGTAATGATAAGTTTGCTTGTAATGATAAGTTGTTTAGGAtatgcttttattaaagggaaaACAACACATTTTAGGaaataataatttgataatttaaaattatagtgaaACAGCATTTTGGGAATTTTGTAAACAATACaacatttaagtaaaaaaaactcCATATTTCGTTGGTGTTATAACGTTCATTTTGGTAGGGAAATATgggaaaaataaaagataaaacgTAGATTAAATTAATAATGGGAATAATACACGCGGATGAGATGATGAATTTGGATGATgattataaaaaatagaaatattgaaaaaaatattataaaattttgaggGATGATTTAAAAAAGAAGTGTAGAAATTTTGACTATATTATCTACGTGGGATCAGTGTGTGTCATTTTTTGTCTGAATTGTTggcgtttttattatttttaatagtatCGACAATAATAGCGTCTTTAGTATGTACTATTGTTTTTAGTCAAGAACAGTTGCCACTGGTTGCAACATAAAACATTGATGATATTAGTGGTTTTACATGTTTCAATTTTATCGTTTCATCCTCATTCTACGCGTTGACAGTAAAATGAGAAAAACCTTTAGGTAACGTTGGAAAATTGGCCTTAATTAAGCAGAATTTtggtactatatatatatatatatatatatatatatatatatatatatatatatatatatatatatatatatatatatatatatatatatatatatatatatatatatatgtatgtatgtatacatatatatatatatatataaacatatatatatatatatatatatatatatatatatatatatatatatatatatatatatatatatatatatatatatatatatatatatatatatatatatatatatatatatatatatatatatatatatatatatatatatatatatatatatatatatatatatatatatatatatatatatatatatatatatatatatatatatatatatatatatatatgtatatatgtatgtatatatatatatgtatatatatatatatatNNNNNNNNNNNNNNNNNNNNNNNNNNNNNNNNNNNNNNNNNNNNNNNNNNNNNNNNNNNNNNNNNNNNNNNNNNNNNNNNNNNNNNNNNNNNNNNNNNNNatagatacatatacatacttttcatatataatattacacacacacacataaatcatatatataatatacacacacacatatatattataaatattagtatcaatatatataatatatatataatatatatatacatatataatacatatatatatatatatatatatatatatatatatatatttatatgtatatacatagatatatatatatatatatatatatgtatatacatatataatatatatatatatatatatatatatatatatatatatatatatatgtaaatatatatatatatatatatatatatatatatatatatatatatatatgtatatatatatatatatatatatatatgtatatgtatataaatatatatatatatatatatatatgtatatatatatatatatatatatatatatatatatatgtatgtatatacatatatatatatatatatatatatatatatatatatatatatatatataatatattatatatatatatatacatatacatatatatatatgtatatacatatatatatatatatgtatatacatataattatgtatatatatatatacatataattatatatatatatatatatacatatatatatatatatatatacatatatatatatatatatatatatatatatataatatattatatatatatatacatataatatatatatatatatatatatacatatatatatatatatatatatatatatatatacatatatatatatatatataaatatatatatatatatatatatatatatatatatatatataatacatacatacatacatagatacatacatacatacataccaTACCATACttatcatataatatatatattatatattatatatatatatatatatatatatatattaatatatatatatatatatagatttacatatatatatatatataatatatatatatatataatattatatatatatatatatagatttacatatatatatatatatatatatatatatatatatatatatatatatatatatatatatattatacatatatttatatatatataatatatatatataaatatatatatataaatatatatatatatataatatatatatatatatatatatatatatatatatatatatatatacatatatatatatatacacacacacacacatatatatatatatacacacacatatatatatatatatacatatatataatatatacatatatatatatatatatacatatatatatatatatatttatatatatatatatatatatatatatatatatatatatataatatatatatgtatgtatatacatagatatatatatatatatgtatatacatatatatatatatatataatatatatatatatatatatatatatatatatattatatatataatatatatatatatatatatatgtatatgtatatacataatatatatatatataatatatatatataatatataaatatatatataatatatatacatatatatattatatatatatatatatatatatatatataataatatatatataatatatatatatatatatatatttatacatatatatacatatacatatatatataaatatatgtatatacatatatatatatatatatatatatatatatatatgcatatatatatatatgtatatatatatattaatatatatgtatgtatatatatatatgtatatatatataatatatatatatatatatatatatatatatatttatatatatatatatatacatatatatatatagatatatatatatatatatatatatatatatatatatatatataatataatatattatacatatatatatatatatatatatatatatataatatactatatatataatatacataatatactataatatatatatatatatactatatatatatatacatatatataatatatatataaaatatatatatatatatataatatactaaatatatatatatatataatatatatatatatatatatatatatataatatatatatatatatatttatacatacatagatacatacatagatacatacatacatacatacattcatatatatatacacacacacacatatatatatatatacacacacacacacaacatatatatatatatatatatatatatataatatatatatatatattatatatatattaacatatatatatatacatatatatatatatatatatatatatatatgtatatacatagatatatatatatatatatgtatatactatatatatatatatatatatattatatatatatatatatatatataatatatatatatatatatatatatatatatgtatattatatatatatatatatatataatatgtatatatatatatatatatatatatatatatatatatatgtatatatatatatatattatatatatatatgtatatgtaaataaataaatatatatatatatatatatatatatattatatatatatatatgtatgtatatacatatatatatatatatatatatatatatatatatatatactatataatatatatatatatatatatatatatacatatatatatctgtatatacatatatatatatatatgtatatacatatatatatatgtatatatattatatacatatatatatatatatatatatatatatatatacatatatatatatatatacatatatatatatatatatatatatatatatatatatatatatatatatatatatataatatatatatatataattatatttatatatatatatacatatatatatatatatatatatatatacatatatatatatatatatatatatataatatatttatatatatatatacatatatatatatatattatatatatacatatatatatatatataatatatatatatatatatatatatatgtatatatacatatatatatatatatatatatatatatatatatataatatatatatatttacatacatacatacatacatagatacatacatacatacatacattcataatatatatatatatatatatatatatatatatatatatatatatatatatatatatatagatttacatataatatataatatatatataatatattatatatatatatatatagatttacatatatatatatatatatatatatatatatatatttacatatatttatatatatatatatataaatatatatatatatatatatatataaatatatatatatatatatatatatacatatatataatatacacacacacacacacatatatatatatacacacacatatatatatatatatatatacatatatatatatatacatatatatatatgtatacatatatatatatatatatatatatatatatataatatatatatatatatatataagtatgtatatacaagatatatatatatatgtatatacatatatatatatatatatatatatatatatatatatatatatatatatatatatatgtatatacatatatatatatatatatatatatatatatatatatatatatatatatatatatatatatgtatatacatatatatatatatatatatatatatatattatatatatatatattatatatatataattatacatatatatacatataatatatatatacactatatgtatataatatatatatatatatatatatatattatatattatatatatatatatgtatatatatatatatgtatatatatatgtatatatatatatgtatatatatatatttatatatatatatatatatatatatatatatatatatatatatatatatatatatatatatatatatatatattatatatatatacatatatatatatatatatatatatatatatatataatatatatatatatatatatatatatatatatatatacatatatatattatatatacatatatatatatatacatatatatatatatatatatatatatatatatatatatatatatatatatatatacatatatatatatatatacatatatatatatatatatatatatatatatatatatatatatatatatatatatatatttatacatacatagatacatacatagatacatacatacatacatacattcatatatatatacacacacacatatatatatatatatatatatacacacacatatatatatatgtatacatatatatatatatatatatatatacatatatatatatatatatatatatatatatatatatatatgtatatacatagatttatatatatatatgtatatacatatatatatatatgtatatatatatatatatatatatatatatatatatatatatatatatatatatatatatgtatatgtatatacatatatatatatatatatatatatatatatatatatatatgtatatacatatatatatatatatatatatatatatatatatatatatatatatatatatatatatatatatatatatatgtatatatatatatatatatatatatatatatatatatatgtatatacatatatatatatatatatatatatatatatatatatatatatatatatatatatatatatatatatatatatatatatatatatatatacatatacatatatttatatatatgtatatacatatatatatatatatatatatgtatatacatatatatatatatatatatacatatatatatatatatatatatatatatatatatatatatatatatatatatatatatatatatatatatatatatatatatatatatatatatgtatatacatatatatatatatatatatgtatatgtatatatatatatatatgtatatgtatatatatatatgtatatatatatatatatatatatatatatatatatatatatatatatatatatatatatatatatatatatatatatatatatatatatatactatatatatgtatatacatatatatatatatatatgtatatgtatatatatatatatatgtatatgtatatatatatatgtatatatatatatatatatatatatatacacatatatatatatatatatatatatatatatatatacatatatatatatatatatatatatatatatatatatatatagatatatatatatatatatatatatatatatatatatatatatatatatatatatatatatatatatatatatatatatatatatatatatatatatatatatatatatatatatatatatatatatttatacatacatacatacatagatacatacatacatacatacattcatatatatatatatatatatatatatatatatatatatatatatatatatatatatatatatatatatatatatatatatatatatatatatatatataatttcatcatcatataaaatcatgaaaCAAAATATAGACATACTTAATAACAATGTTTTCatcactaatttattttttgctatgtatttcaaataaaaagtatgAACATGattgtttaaacaaattaaaattttattaaaggtTTATGAATCATGATGACTtatcaataaaatatcaaaaggCTTGAATTAGGACACTTGAATACCTAAAACTAAaccttgaattttttttttctctttgtttGAACGGAATGGAAGAAATGGGgtaaaaatttctaattttagtTCTATACTAAGCATGCGTATGAAAGGGTTAAAGCATGATTAAGAAAGGTATTAATTCATAAGCGTAAATGTCCTCATGAATGCATTTAGGGGAGGAGTTATATGAATCTTTTAGAAACCAACCACCCCTTCCCGATCcccttattaaatttttttatttaataatatgaatttgattaaatttttgaattaatttgtACGACGATAAAAATCGTTATGCGACGAAACACGCGTACCACGAAAACTTAAACGATGACGAATTAAAATGtaaatgtttatatattttaatcgaCTAaagtatattaaataattattgtatTTAGATGGTATAGTAAAGGGGTGTTACAGTAGCTTAACGAATTGATCTTGCTTGACAAGATTGTGGGCATACATCTCATTTAAATCTATTCGACATGATGATTCGCCAGAATTTTATCTTCTTCTGAACAATTTTCCTCCTCATTCGAAACACCAGAGCTAATAACCCATGTGGGATGGACATTTATGTACCCTGCACCGCCACCTTACAGTCCAAACACGAGATCTAATTACCCCTACGTATTAAACAGTGGTCAATTTGAATTGTACGCCCACCCTAACCCAAattccaaaataattaaaaaatatttgaaaacaaaCAAATTGAACACAATTCCATTCAAaagtaatcaaattaaaatagatTGTTTTAAAATGTGCGAGTTATGCAGCATGACTTGCCATCTTCTGCACGTGATCAAGCCTTGTGCTAATTGGAGCTAACATTCTGCACGTGATGAGGCTGTGAAAGGCACATTGTACACCTCTCCTCAGGACTAGCACAAACACTTATGAGGTTGGAACTCCACAAACTTAAATGTTATCCACCACTAGGCTCGTTAATTagttaatactccctccgaatcaatttagttgtctcatttctttatttggcaaagtcctTTTTACGAATATATcctcatataccttacttacccgactaccctttactacttaccctttttaatggaccccacaccgtccttaataaccgtgcccaagcaaatgggacatctaaattagttcggaggaagtatattattATAGACCcataactattaaatattaaagtattattttttcatattttaaattcccGAAGAAGAAGCGCCTCTGACCTCTTATATGGGATATGGCCGGTTCTGCCCACTTCATCTGGTATACTAACAATTGTTTGTTAGCAACTTAATGGATTGGATGGGAAGAACATGCCCCTtttcttaaaatatataatttataaagaAAAGAACCTGCCTCAGTTGGTTCCTAAATTCAAGGTTTGTGTATATATAAGCACTTTGTGTAGTCTTCAAGAACTCAACTTATTCATCCACATTCTTctaaaagaataaaaagataaaagagtAAATCAGCTATTTAGAAACACATTATTCTATcacaaactaattaaaaaaaatggcgCATTGGTGTGCAGAAAATGCTGCTAAAGCTTACCTTAAAACCGTAAAAATGGTGAGTTATTTagtatttttgttttcaattctttttgtaTCAaactttcaaatatttttgttttcaattattataGGTGTTATTACAATCTCATTAGATTAAAGGAGTATTTAAAGCAAGTAAAAATTAGCAATTTTAATCGATTTAagttaattagtattttaaattattataggcGTCATTACAATCTCAATAAAATAAAGGAGTATATATTTAGAGCAAGTCAAAATTGACATTTTTAATCGACTTAAGTTGATTAGTAGTTTTAAATATTGTAGGTGTTATTACAATATCAATGGAATAAAGGAGTGTTTTGATAACGATGAGTTGTTGTGACTAATTTGAACATTGTTAATAAATTTTTGCAGGGCAAAAGAGGTAAAGAGCCTGATGTAGCAGAGTTTATATCAGCATTAGCAGGAGGAAACAATGCTAAACTCATGGTGGAAGTTTGTGGCTCAATTGCAGGCCCAACTACCTTGGGATTGATAGCTGCGGCCCATCAAACTGGTGGGCGGGTTGTATGCATTTTACCCGGCCCAAAAGAAGTCCATTTGTCCAAATCTGAGTTGTCAAGTTACATAAATCAAGTTGAGTTTGTAACAGGAGATCCACTAACCTTATTGAGTAATCGATTCAAGGGAGCTAATTTTGTCACCGTTGATTGTAATATCAACGGTCATGATGTGATATTCAAAACTGCTGAGAAGGATGGGATCCATAATGCAGGTGGTGCAATTGTTGTAGGGTACAATGCTCAAAATAAAGTGTCCTTAGGAGGACACTTCTTACCTATTGGAGAAGGGCTGCAAATTAGTAAAGTACCTAAATACAAAGGTTTTAAGGAATGTTATGCATATGGGATTAACGGAAAGAGGAGCAAATGGATAGTAAAAGTTGATAAATGTACAGGAGAAGAGCATGTTTTTAGGGTCGCTTGTCCTCACCGAAAGGTTGTACATGCTTAGATATGAATTAATAGGCAGATGATTTCTCCATTCTTATCGATATTCGTATTTCAAGGTAAAGTAGAATACATAATTTCTGATTCAACCTAAATAAAGTGTTGGATCTAGCTAGATATCAAACTCTTACTATCTTACTTTTATTTAGTACTAGCTCTTTagtatgtaaatatttaagactATTGTAAATTGAAATGCACTTCTagctttgtttttgaaaaagCTTGAAGATTTGCTGGTATTACCTTACTGGAGTACTAAGTATTTTTGAACGTAGATTATAGATGAGTTTAATAATGCAACAAtcatagatatttttatttttgcacaTTTACATTAATGAATATAATATGTGTTTatttgttcttttaaatttaCTATATCATTCTTTTAAATTTACTATATTGTACcagtcaaaataaaatttttgaacataataCTCTAACATGGACCAGCCCATACTCGAGTTTGTTGCTACACCAAACCCGAGTCCCATACGTCGCCAAGCAACCAGCTCTACATCATCCACCTTACCCCTCGTCATTGCATACTTAACACATATTTTAACTCTTACTATCcagctttttttattttaagcttattttttaaagtatttgGGAAAATAAGTGTCTTTCCAAattatttgtaaaaataaacttatagGAAAAACGCTGTTAAGAGCGGCGTTTTTATACGCTAATGAGCTGAAAATTGGGTTTGGGTCATCGATAGGATAAAACGCTATCTAAGGGAGCGTTTTCATATTCTACTACGAAGACATGTCCATTATTATATTCTTCTAAAAACCAACCCATCAATTCATTCTTATCTTTCTTCCTTCTCTGCCTCTTTCAACTCTAAATTTGAGCTTCAAATATTATGGTGGGTTGATTAAATATTCTGAATTTGCTCCAAACATTCATCAAGATTCAagtaattgattaattattctgaatttgTTTCAAATTAGAGCTTCAAATATTATGGTGGGTTGattaaatattttgaatttgctTCAAACATTCATCAAGATCCAAGTAATTGATAAGTTATT
This genomic interval carries:
- the LOC130802717 gene encoding uncharacterized protein LOC130802717 — protein: MAHWCAENAAKAYLKTVKMGKRGKEPDVAEFISALAGGNNAKLMVEVCGSIAGPTTLGLIAAAHQTGGRVVCILPGPKEVHLSKSELSSYINQVEFVTGDPLTLLSNRFKGANFVTVDCNINGHDVIFKTAEKDGIHNAGGAIVVGYNAQNKVSLGGHFLPIGEGLQISKVPKYKGFKECYAYGINGKRSKWIVKVDKCTGEEHVFRVACPHRKVVHA